Part of the Alicyclobacillus vulcanalis genome is shown below.
AATCGTAGTGCCGTTCGATCATTTCGATGACTTGGCCAATCTGCGCGCTGTGCGCCGTGCGCCCCGCCTCTTCACGTCCAAGGACCACGGTGAGCGCGTGCTTGAGTTCGTCGCGCCAGTCCCACCACTTCGGGCACTTTTCTGCTACGAAGCGAAGCCACTGGCGGGTGGAGGTCGGGATCTGCAGCATGCGATCCCGCCCGTCGGCCTGCCGCTGGCCCACGGCGGCCATGATCAACTGTCCGCACAGCTCGGCCACGTCCTCGAGCTTCGCAGGCCGTTCCGCCAACTGCGAGAACAGATCCTCCACGACCGATGCAATGCCTTCGTAGCCGCGATCCCCGAGCTGCATGACGGCTCGCGCGATGAGCCGCATTCTCTCCTCGTCGTTTAACGGTGCGAGTTCGAATCGCCCCTGTGAGAAAGCACAGGCCTCAAACACGTTCCAATGCAAAGCGTTGGTGGCCTCCATGAGCGCCTGCCACCAGCGCGCGACATCTCGCTCGTCCGACGCGGCACTCACGCCGACAAGCGTCCGGTCCGCCGCCAACCGGGCGAGTGCAGCCTCGAAGCCCTCCATGGCGCGCTCCGGATGATGTGCGGCGAGCGTCATCACATACGCGGCTGCGTCACACGACACAAGATGCACGCAATCGAAACCTGCCGATTGAATTTGCGCCAAAAACGGGTAAATGGGTACGACGCGCGAACTGCGAACGGTCACGACCATCCAGGCCTGGCGATCCCGCACGCCGTCGAGCGCCCTCTTCACCTCTTGAAAATCGAGTTCCACCGGATGTTGCTGCAGCACGTCCCACGTGACAGACGGCCAACTGGTGCGAACTTCGCGGATAGCGTGCAGCGAGGATGGTCCACTTGTCTTTTTTGGCATGCGCACGCTCACGTTAGCCCTCCCCTCGCGCCCCACGAGGAATGAAAACGGTTTCTCTCAAAACATTATAAAAGAACGTCTACCATCCGGGGAGTCGTAAATCCCATCGTTCTTGTCTTTTTTGGCGCTTGTTTGCGAAATCGAGGCGCCGAAACATCCTGTTTCAGCGCCAAAAAGACAAGAACTTAGTTCGCCACGGCCCACGCAATCAAGGGAGAAGGGCGATCGCAGTAATACAGCCTCAAGCGATGCAACGCACGCGTGCATCCCACGTATAACAGCTTCGCATCGCGCTCGTTGGCGCCGTAGTGAGACGCATCCGCATCGACGACGATGACGCTGTCGAATTCGAGTCCCTTCGCGAGGTAGACCGGCACAACGCTGATTCCGCCCTCGTACTGCGTCTGCGCCGCGGTGAGCAGGTGCGCATCGAGCCCAGACTCCAAGCACATCTGATGATAGACGTGCGCATCCTCCTCGGTGCGCGTGAGGACCGCGATGGTCGTCGCGCGATGGTTCTCCTCCGACAACCGCTCGACGAGCCGTTCAAAGCGATGCTCCCAGGCGACGGGCTCGACGATGACGGGGTCGCCGCTTCGAAATACGGGCGTGGCCAGGACCTTTGGGTGGAACGGCTCCAGGATGCGGTTGGCAAAGGTCACGATCTCGTGCGTCGAGCGATACGAGACCGACATCTCCACGTACCGGCACTCTGGAAACAGCGCTCGCACCTCCTCCCAGTCCCGAAACCCCGCCTCGCTGTGAATGCTCTGCGACAAGTCCCCGAGAATGGTGAAGGACAAACTCGGGCAGTACGCCTGCAATACCCGAATGTGCGCGGGGGAGAAGTCCTGGGCTTCGTCGATCACGACATGTTGAAACACGTCCCGCGCATCGACACCGTGTAGCCAGCGATGAATGACGAGCAAAAGCGGCAAGTCCTCGGGCTCGACGAGCGGGCGGGCCCCATACTTCGCCGGGCGCTGAATAGAGGCGAGCGACAATCCCGGATGGCGCGCGAGAAACGCCTCGTAAATGGGGAGCGGTTCCAAGTCCGGCCACGCGCGCTCATACTCTCGAGCCAGCGTCTGCATCTGTCGCTTCGTCGCCCGGTCCGCCTTCCCCGCCTGCTTGGCCTGCATCTCCCACTGGCGCTTCACGCGGGCCAACACGCGATCCCGCCGCTGGCGCACAGGATACCGCGCATACTCGGTGTGAAACCATCGTCTCACGGTTTCCGCGGGGATGGGCGGGCCAACCGGCGACGGCACGTCACATGCGGGCACCATATCCTTTTCGATGTCGCGCAGGAACGCCTCCAGCGCGTCGACGGTCTCCACGCGGCCCTTCAGCTCAATCTCCCGCCGCAGTTGCTCGTACGCAGGGGACGGGCGCAGCGCAAACCGCTCGCGCAGCCGTTTGGCGGGATCGCCGAGAAGCACCACGTAGTCCAACACGCGAAGCGCGAAGGCGGCAAACGTGGTCTGTTGCACGTCCCCGACGCCGAGCTCCGGCAACACCTCCGAGATGTAATCGACGAACATCGCCGAAGGCGCAAAGATGACCATCCGATCCGCGCGCAGCTTGTCTGGATCTTGATACAGGAGGTACGCGAGCCGGTGCAGGGCGACGGTCGTCTTTCCACTTCCGGCCACGCCCTGGATGAGGATGGGGACGTTTTTGTCCGCGCGAATCACTTCGTTCTGCTCGGCCTGGATGGTCGCGACGATGTCGTGGAGGCGGCTGTCCTTGGCGTCCGCCAGCCGATAGAGCAAAAACTCGTCGACCGCGCCTGCTTGCGTCTGGCCCTTCACGTAGCTGTCCACGACGCGGACGAGATCGCCATCTCGCACGACGATGTTGCGCTTGAGCGACACTGTCCCGCGCACCTCTCCACCGGGCGCTTCGTAGCGCGCCTCGTCGCCTTGGCCGTTGAACGAGTAAAACACACTCGCCGCGGGCGCGCGCCAATCGAGGACCACGCGCTCGCCCGTCGAGGGGTGATCCAGGCCTTGCTTGCCGATGTACAGCTTCAGGGGCGACTCGCCCTCTGGCTGAAAGTCGATCCGGCCGAAGTAGGGCTCGCGCATCGCTCGGCGAAGCTGATGGCGCCTTTGCTCTGCCATCTCCGCGACCGCGACGTCCGCGACGACGTCGGCGGTCAGCGCTTCGTCCGCGTCCTCGTCGTCCTCATCGCGCACGGGCATCCGCGGGCCGGATGCGAGCGCCTGGCGGATGACGTCCTGGACGCGTTCAAGGTGTTGTCGCTCCTCCTCGTAGGGATCGAGCGCTCTTCGCCGAGGTGTCCCGGCTTCGCTCATCAGACCTCCCCCTTCTGCGTACGGGCCGCCGCGACGGACCCGATGGCGTACCACACGAGGGCGCCGACGTCTGCGACGGCGATGACCACGCCCATGGGCAGGCTGTCATGGGCTCCGCCTAAGCCGACGAGCGGCGTGGCCAACGAGCCCAGGAGGAGCTGCGCCACGCCGATGAGTCCGGCGGCGCTCCCCGCCTGGCGCGCGTGATGTTGCATCGCGAGTGACGATCCTAGGGTGCTCACGATCCCGACGCACGACACCAGGATAAACAGCGACGGCAGAATGCCGACGAGCCCGAATCCGAGCGTGACACTGGCGAGCAAGGCGATCCCGCCGGCCGCAGCGAGCAAAACGCCTGCGAGGAAAATCCTGCGGCCGTCGACCCGCCGAGCCAACTGTCCCGCGAGCTGCGACGCGATGACGATGCCGATGCCGTTCGCCGCGAAACATGCGCTGTACGCCTGCGGCGACAGCCCGTAAATGTCCTGCAGCACAAAGGGCGAACCCGAGATGTAGCCAAACATCGCGGCAGACACGAGTCCCTGCGAAAACGCGTAGGTGACAAAGACGGGATCGCGCAACAGGATGTGAAACGCGTTCAGCGCGCCTCCCAGCCCTCCGCGGTTTCTACGCTCGTGTTCCAGGGTCTCCCTGAGCCCAGCGAAGCACCAGATCCAAAGCGCC
Proteins encoded:
- a CDS encoding helix-turn-helix transcriptional regulator, which produces MSVRMPKKTSGPSSLHAIREVRTSWPSVTWDVLQQHPVELDFQEVKRALDGVRDRQAWMVVTVRSSRVVPIYPFLAQIQSAGFDCVHLVSCDAAAYVMTLAAHHPERAMEGFEAALARLAADRTLVGVSAASDERDVARWWQALMEATNALHWNVFEACAFSQGRFELAPLNDEERMRLIARAVMQLGDRGYEGIASVVEDLFSQLAERPAKLEDVAELCGQLIMAAVGQRQADGRDRMLQIPTSTRQWLRFVAEKCPKWWDWRDELKHALTVVLGREEAGRTAHSAQIGQVIEMIERHYDSDLDVATLASRVYLSPSYLSKRFKSETGMTIREFIVQTRLNKAKDLLLRDFHLKAYEVGAHVGYPDPTYFNKLFKRQVGLTPKAFRDRAMRQVRGLKQEDSRSSS
- a CDS encoding HelD family protein; this translates as MSEAGTPRRRALDPYEEERQHLERVQDVIRQALASGPRMPVRDEDDEDADEALTADVVADVAVAEMAEQRRHQLRRAMREPYFGRIDFQPEGESPLKLYIGKQGLDHPSTGERVVLDWRAPAASVFYSFNGQGDEARYEAPGGEVRGTVSLKRNIVVRDGDLVRVVDSYVKGQTQAGAVDEFLLYRLADAKDSRLHDIVATIQAEQNEVIRADKNVPILIQGVAGSGKTTVALHRLAYLLYQDPDKLRADRMVIFAPSAMFVDYISEVLPELGVGDVQQTTFAAFALRVLDYVVLLGDPAKRLRERFALRPSPAYEQLRREIELKGRVETVDALEAFLRDIEKDMVPACDVPSPVGPPIPAETVRRWFHTEYARYPVRQRRDRVLARVKRQWEMQAKQAGKADRATKRQMQTLAREYERAWPDLEPLPIYEAFLARHPGLSLASIQRPAKYGARPLVEPEDLPLLLVIHRWLHGVDARDVFQHVVIDEAQDFSPAHIRVLQAYCPSLSFTILGDLSQSIHSEAGFRDWEEVRALFPECRYVEMSVSYRSTHEIVTFANRILEPFHPKVLATPVFRSGDPVIVEPVAWEHRFERLVERLSEENHRATTIAVLTRTEEDAHVYHQMCLESGLDAHLLTAAQTQYEGGISVVPVYLAKGLEFDSVIVVDADASHYGANERDAKLLYVGCTRALHRLRLYYCDRPSPLIAWAVAN
- a CDS encoding multidrug effflux MFS transporter; the encoded protein is MNSDVEMMTNTAVEAPRSFGERFRLAALLGSLTAIAPLSIDMYLPALPSMARDLHAATSVAQLSLTACLLGLAVGQLFAGPLSDALGRKRPLLVGLGLYLLASFACGVMPSAWGLVAIRVVQGLCGSAAIVIARAIARDLFSGSELTRFFSMLMLVNGVAPILAPVIGGQLLRFTTWRGVFLILGCVALALWIWCFAGLRETLEHERRNRGGLGGALNAFHILLRDPVFVTYAFSQGLVSAAMFGYISGSPFVLQDIYGLSPQAYSACFAANGIGIVIASQLAGQLARRVDGRRIFLAGVLLAAAGGIALLASVTLGFGLVGILPSLFILVSCVGIVSTLGSSLAMQHHARQAGSAAGLIGVAQLLLGSLATPLVGLGGAHDSLPMGVVIAVADVGALVWYAIGSVAAARTQKGEV